The genomic segment TACAGGTTCAGAAGTAACACCGTTTGCTGTTATCTCTGATAAAGCAAACAATCGTAAATACCCACTTGCTGACTATGCTTTGACGCCAACCATTGCGATTGTTGACCCAGCTTTGGTAGAATCTGTTCCAGCATTTATCGCAGCAGATACAGGTATGGATGTTCTAACTCACGTTACAGAAGCCTATACTTCAAACTTTGCTAATGACTATACAGATGGTATTGCCCTTCAAACTATTAAGTTGGTCTTTAAATACTTGGAAAAATCTGTAAAAACGGCTGACCCAGAAGCCCGTGAAAAGATGCATAATGCCTCTACAATGGCTGGTATGGCCTTTGCAAATGCCTTCCTTGGAATGAGTCACTCAATGGCGCATAAGATTGGTGCTGTTCACCACACCATTCACGGACGTACAAATGCTATTTTACTTCCTTATGTTATCCGTTACAATGGAACTCGTCCATCTAAAACTACAACATGGCCTAAATACAATTACTGGAAAGCTGATGAAAAATTCCAAGACATTGCTCGTATGCTTGGTTTGCCATGCTCAACACCAGAAGAAGCGGTTGAAGCGTATGCTAAAGCTGTTTATGACCTTGGTGTAGCGGTTGGTATCAAGATGAACTTTAAAGATCAAGGAATTGATGAAAAAACTTGGAAAGATAGCTTACATGATATTGCCGTTCTTGCTTATGAAGATCAATGTTCACCAGCAAATCCACGCTTGCCAATAGTTACTGACATGGAAGAAATTATGGCTGATGCCTACTATGGCTATGCAGAACGTCCAGGACGTCGTAAATAGACAGTAAAGTTTGTTCTAATTTGAATCGTTCGTCATTGTACAGACAATGTATTCAGATTTTTAGACATAAAACAGTTTATCAGTCACCATCTCCCTGCTTTTGTAGGGAGATTTTTCTATTTGGAGAGAGTGTCCTTTCTCTTGCTTGATATTGTATGCGCTTTCCTGTAAACTAGTTGTGAAAAAAGGAGGGCGGTCATGTTTCAATTGTTGGTATTTGATATGGACGATGTCATTGTGGATACGGAATATCTAGATTTTCAATTACAATAAGCATTTGTGTGCTTGTTTAGTTCAAGTCCAAATGAGTTGTCTCAGCAAGATTTTTCGATTTTAGTTGGAAAATCTTATACGGCTCTTTATCGTTGTATTAAACAGCTCAGCCAGACAAGTTTATCTTTGGAAACAATCGATCATCAACTAGACAAGTTTGCAGCAGAAAAATATCAAGAGGTAAACTACCAAGAATTGTTTCAGAAAGCTATCGTGCAGATTCTCTTATATGCTAGGAAAAATCATATAAAAGTAGCACTTGTATCGTCTTTTAGATATCAACATATTATAGAAGTTCTGACTTCTTGTGGAATTAAAGAATATTTTGACTTGATTGTCAGTGGTGAAGATTTTGCGGAAAGCAAGCCTAATCCAGCGATTTATCAAGTTATTTTAGAAAAATTGGATATAAATGTGGGAAATGCTGTAGCTATTGAGAATTCTTTTTGTGGTATTGCTGCTGCTAAGAGTGCAGGGTTAAAGATTATTGCTTATGAAGAAAAGAGGATGCCTGTTGACCAGAGTCAAGCTGACATGGTCGCAAAAGATATGATTGAGATTTTCTCAATACTACAAACCTTGAAGGAGAGTGAATGATTGTGATGCTTTGGGTATCGTTTTCTTGAAACTACTTTCAAGATTTAAGAGAAAAGTGAGCATTATCAGAAATTAGAACCTAAATATCGGATGTTATTGAAAGCGTTTTAAAAAACAGCTATAATAGCACTGTGAGATTGAAAGCGCTTTAAAAATCGATCTACAATAGTAAAGGAGAAGGCTGTCTATGGCAAAAATGACAAAAGACGAGCTGATTGCCAAAATAAAAGATGGCATCATTGTTTCCTGTCAAGCTCTGCCACA from the Streptococcus constellatus subsp. constellatus genome contains:
- a CDS encoding HAD family hydrolase; its protein translation is MCLFSSSPNELSQQDFSILVGKSYTALYRCIKQLSQTSLSLETIDHQLDKFAAEKYQEVNYQELFQKAIVQILLYARKNHIKVALVSSFRYQHIIEVLTSCGIKEYFDLIVSGEDFAESKPNPAIYQVILEKLDINVGNAVAIENSFCGIAAAKSAGLKIIAYEEKRMPVDQSQADMVAKDMIEIFSILQTLKESE